A stretch of the Desulfuromonas sp. genome encodes the following:
- a CDS encoding phosphate/phosphite/phosphonate ABC transporter substrate-binding protein — protein MTAAYCPRIKKGRFRSVCYWLAMSLLLLCAGCSDEKASHTVDLTNRVANELLQQNNPNPTLSFGIGSMIMPREGYQYYKRLIQYVGNRMGEKIKIVDRGTYDEINRLLEDQKLDIAFVCGGPYVEGRKQFGLKLLALPEVEQGPIYFSYLIVPADSPARKLEDLRGKVFAFTDPKSNSGMIVPNYWLAQIGETPENFFGKTIFTYAHDASIQAVIEKVVDGAAVDSLIWDYLNSINPEVAVKTRIIKKSRPFGIPPLVVRPDLPESTQSKIREILFNMHKDPEGKEILDKMMINRFVPGEDSDYDSIRAMKAFVEKQ, from the coding sequence ATGACAGCTGCCTATTGCCCTCGGATAAAAAAGGGTCGATTCCGGTCGGTTTGCTATTGGCTGGCGATGAGCCTTCTCCTTCTCTGCGCAGGCTGTTCCGATGAAAAAGCCAGCCACACTGTCGACCTGACAAACCGCGTCGCCAACGAGCTATTACAACAGAACAACCCCAACCCGACGCTCAGTTTCGGTATCGGCTCGATGATCATGCCTCGTGAGGGGTACCAGTATTACAAACGATTGATTCAATACGTTGGCAACCGCATGGGCGAGAAAATCAAAATCGTCGATCGCGGAACCTATGACGAAATCAACAGGCTACTTGAAGATCAAAAACTGGACATTGCCTTTGTTTGCGGCGGACCCTATGTCGAGGGGAGGAAACAATTCGGGCTCAAGCTGCTGGCCCTCCCGGAAGTCGAGCAGGGACCGATTTACTTCTCCTACCTGATCGTTCCGGCCGACAGCCCGGCCCGAAAACTGGAAGATTTGCGCGGCAAGGTTTTCGCCTTTACCGATCCAAAATCGAACAGCGGCATGATTGTTCCGAACTACTGGCTTGCCCAGATCGGCGAAACACCTGAAAATTTTTTCGGCAAGACCATATTCACCTATGCACACGACGCCTCTATCCAGGCAGTTATCGAAAAGGTTGTCGATGGTGCCGCCGTCGACAGCCTGATCTGGGACTATCTCAACAGCATCAATCCTGAAGTTGCGGTAAAAACCCGGATCATCAAAAAATCGCGGCCTTTCGGCATTCCACCGCTGGTTGTACGACCGGATCTGCCGGAATCGACTCAATCGAAAATACGCGAGATTCTTTTCAACATGCATAAGGACCCGGAAGGGAAAGAGATCCTCGATAAAATGATGATCAATCGCTTCGTTCCCGGCGAAGATTCAGACTACGATTCAATTCGTGCAATGAAAGCTTTTGTTGAAAAGCAATGA